The Rhopalosiphum maidis isolate BTI-1 chromosome 1, ASM367621v3, whole genome shotgun sequence genome has a segment encoding these proteins:
- the LOC113560745 gene encoding KICSTOR complex protein kaptin-like: MDGLVQSVVYDTSCPANIYSATIMRKVDGDQKIVMIASKKDMITLESKIVDNKVETYIVELNFSNIPSNAEIISIHCINRCKEYDDFVFGITFALIIENEDPETAETYLNIYSGFPGSSLEAIMENCETLQLDFVPFQLNHAIYMSETQKNGMWLLSGSDGKIHAYKNEQHIVEKRIEDYFIEFEDTKDSIVLCFGTKSFSNYKKRMSYYGCETGYSMFSIVDSEKNQILRCFSERYESPITVMQLFNIHKKTVDIDNIPSVEDDFIADCDTVNEKEQICLLVGSAIESAVVYMNVLENNLRNAITLTDSNRHQAIVCALITDVNFDSKNEILLGTYGNYILNYVYENNNWVEQQQFDMRDSVYTICYLDIVGEGVNDVVVMSERGIHILKHEPRYIVEVLKNRLKL, translated from the exons atggATGGATTAGTACAGTCGGTAGTGTACGACACATCGTGCCCTGCGAATATTTATTCAGCAACAATAATGCGTAAAGTCGACGGAGACCAAAAGATTGTTATGATCGCTTCAAAAAAAGACATGATTACTCTGGAGTCGAAAATAGTAGACAATAAGGTCGAAACTTATATTGTAGAACtcaatttttctaatattccaA GTAATGCTGAAATCATTTCTATACACTGCATTAACAGATGCAAAGAGTatgatgattttgtttttggaaTAACGTTTGCATTG ATTATAGAAAACGAAGATCCTGAAACAGCTGaaacatacttaaatatatactcaGGATTTCCTGGTTCATCATTAGAAGCTATAATGGAAAATTGTGAAACACTTCAATTGGATTTTGTTCCATTTCAATTGAACCATGCCATTTATATGTCggaaacacaaaaaaat GGCATGTGGCTGTTATCAGGAAGTGATGGAAAAATACACGCTTATAAGAATGAACAacatattgttgaaaaaagaATTGaggattattttattgaatttgaagATACAAAAGACTCCATTGTTCTGTGTTTTGGTACCAAATCATTTAGTAActacaaaaa aagaatGTCATATTATGGATGTGAAACAGGATATTCAATGTTCTCAATTGTAGATTCGGAAAAAAATCAGATACTACGTTGTTTTTCAGAACGTTATGAATCACCAATAACAGTCATGCAATTGTTTAACATACACAAAAAAACTGTTGACATTGACAATATTCCTTCAG ttgaaGATGATTTCATAGCAGATTGTGATACTGTAAATGAAAAAGAACAAATCTGTTTACTAGTAGGAAGTGCAATTGAAAGTGCTGTTGTATATAT GAATGtgttggaaaataatttaagaaatgcAATTACGTTAACTGATAGTAATAGGCACCAAGCTATTGTATGTGCTTTAATCACAGATGTAAATTTTGATTCCAAAAATGAAATACTACTTGGAACTTACGGAaat tatattttaaattatgtctatgaaaataacaattgGGTGGAACAACAACAATTTGATATGAGGGACTctgtttatacaatttgttacTTAGATATAGTTGGCGAAGGAGTGAATGATGTAGTTGTAATGAGCGAGAGaggaatacatattttaaaa CATGAACCTAGGTATATAGTTGAAGTActaaaaaatcgtttaaaactATAG
- the LOC113560747 gene encoding polyprenol reductase, whose amino-acid sequence MDVSFLKIIFAFMAFSIVILSVLINLIESKLPVSIVQTFRYGKFSSEKKHFLVNYLEVPKNWFKHFYVFAAVWSTLGFVLVILAFVFKMPIPGFITYFLDIVALKNRRTSYNATAATVAMFCMLIQCWKRFYETHYLSIFSNSKINISHYAIGYIHYFGCIAAILAEAPSPFTSLSVDHLSYFLINDINIRLIIGIIIFLWAFQQQYLANVSLVNLRTNKEGKVITYEHKIPTGGLFDKISCPHLFCEMLIYMAIYIMLWGSQIWPYIFFWVLSNQCESAMLNHWWYQSKFKMYPKERCAFIPYIL is encoded by the coding sequence ATGgatgtttcttttttaaagattatttttgcCTTTATGGCATTTTCAATTGTCATATtaagtgttttaattaatttaattgaatctaAGTTACCGGTATCTATAGTGCAAACGTTTAGGTATGGTAAATTTTCAAGTgaaaagaaacattttttggTCAACTACTTGGAAGTACCAAAAAATtggttcaaacatttttatgtatttgctGCTGTTTGGTCAACACTTGGATttgtattagtaatattagcTTTTGTATTCAAAATGCCTATTCCTGGATTCATCACATATTTTCTGGACATAGTAGCTCTAAAGAATCGACGAACTTCATACAATGCAACTGCTGCTACTGTTGCCATGTTCTGTATGCTAATTCAATGCTGGAAGCGTTTTTATGAAAcccattatttaagtattttttcaaattcaaaaattaatatttctcatTATGCCATTGGTTACATACACTATTTTGGCTGTATAGCAGCCATATTAGCTGAAGCACCATCACCTTTTACCTCACTTTCTGTTGATCATCTATCCTACTtcttaattaatgatataaacatTAGACTGATTattggaattattatttttctttgggCTTTCCAACAACAATATTTGGCAAATGTAAGTTTGGTTAATTTGAGAACAAATAAAGAAGGAAAAGTTATAACATATGAACACAAAATTCCAACTGGTGgtttatttgacaaaatatctTGTCCTCATTTGTTTTGTGAAATGCTTatatatatggctatatacattatgcttTGGGGAAGTCAGATTTGgccttacatttttttttgggtATTGAGTAATCAGTGTGAATCTGCAATGCTTAATCATTGGTGGTatcaatcaaaattcaaaatgtaccCAAAAGAAAGATGTGCATTCATTCCATACATATTGTAA
- the LOC113550407 gene encoding uncharacterized protein LOC113550407 produces the protein MKSKTLVVICYLPTLNVLMFKKLHLFVCNKLTVIRLILIMSRMRPTHNQMKFLVDQMANDQQLCSSKFTKTFTHKIAQQRWENIAVQLNSLPGAEKNLQKWKKTWQDTRNITKTKAAAIKRHLGGTGGGPSCSVELNAIQIETLPLLSKSSISGHSNSVESIVQFDFDGSTKDVITGKLTHQFILKLKNYVWILDFVESYICNNSGNENPALIAKETVNSTENENTYKHSTLKLSSTINAHRPTQPKLRRKMTVASKLSKSNTEANCLANIAEKKCDMKAVYYEKKM, from the exons atgaaatcaaaaactttggttgttatttgttacctaccaactttaaatgttttaatgtttaaaaagttacatttatttgtttgtaataaGTTAACAGTAATTCGACTAATACTCATAATGTCTAGAATGAGACCAACTCATAACCAAATGAAGTTTTTGGTTGATCAGATGGCCAACGATCAGCAATTGTGTTCgagtaaatttactaaaacattCACACATAAAATCGCCCAACAGAGATGGGAAAATATTGCTGTTCAATTAAACTCGTTACCAGGAGCAGAGAAAAATTTGCAAAAATGGAAAA agacatGGCAAGATACtagaaatattacaaaaacaaaagctGCAGCTATTAAACGACATCTAGGGGGTACAGGTGGTGGACCAAGTTGTTCAGTTGAATTAAATGCAATTCAAATAGAAACGTTACCTTTATTGAGCAAATCATCAATTAGTGGTCACAGCAATTCGGTTGAATCAATTGTCCAGTTTGATTTTGATGGCTCTACCAAAGATGTGATAACTGGTAAATTAACACATCAATTTATTCTA AAACTGAAGAACTATGTATGGATTTTGGATTTTGTGGAATCATATATTTGCAATAACAGTGGAAATGAAAATCCTGCATTAATTGCCAAAGAAACAGTTAATTCAA ctgaaaatgaaaatacctACAAACATTCAACTTTGAAGCTATCATCTACTATCAATGCTCATAGACCAACTCAACCAA AATTGAGAAGAAAAATGACTGTTGCTTCCAAACTCAGCAAAAGCAATACAGAGGCAAATTGTCTAGCTAATATTGCAGAGAAAAAGTGTGACATGAAAGCAGTTTACtacgagaaaaaaatgtaa
- the LOC113550471 gene encoding uncharacterized protein LOC113550471 has product MVKIGLPWLLLVLMKLTNREIKSDEIISLQEVFDICQVEPSTDICDLLEKSSSLVDLNKLDLPEKRRQKTVFSSWGGKRQSTYPYGGKRPAFSSWGGKRASDKHGRPKQTFSSWGGKRSELDGYDNGEILEHQMDKKEINGIKQDKNNYRNKMTKGIHALFTIFSDWSRDPEEKKGIRYAGIKSMRRSSDFFPWGGKRSTGDK; this is encoded by the coding sequence ATGGTAAAAATTGGTTTACCCTGGTTGTTGCTGGTTCTAATGAAACTCACTAACCGGGAAATTAAGTCAGATGAGATTATATCCTTACAAGAAGTGTTTGATATATGCCAAGTAGAACCTAGCACCGATATATGCGATCTACTGGAAAAATCCTCGAGTCTAGTTGATCTAAATAAATTGGATTTACCAGAAAAACGTCGACAGAAGACGGTATTCTCCAGTTGGGGTGGAAAAAGACAAAGCACTTATCCATATGGAGGAAAACGTCCAGCGTTTTCCAGTTGGGGAGGAAAACGAGCATCGGATAAACACGGTCGACctaaacaaacattttcaagTTGGGGTGGAAAAAGAAGTGAATTAGATGGTTATGATAATGGAGAAATACTTGAACACCAAATGGATAAAAAGGAAATTAATGGGATTAAAcaagataaaaacaattatagaaataaaatgaccAAAGGAATTCATGCATTGTTTACTATTTTCTCAGACTGGTCAAGGGATCCAGAAGAAAAGAAAGGCATTCGATACGCTGGTATTAAAAGTATGAGGAGAAGTTCCGATTTTTTTCCATGGGGTGGAAAACGATCTACcggtgataaataa